A genomic stretch from Megachile rotundata isolate GNS110a chromosome 1, iyMegRotu1, whole genome shotgun sequence includes:
- the LOC100879277 gene encoding neural-cadherin isoform X6 has product MEYISEVYDNKFVYGVKHDNLNKLVVTKFIRIGIADKNDNPPYFDKGLYEAEVDENEDIQHTVLTVTAKDHDESSRIRYEITSGNVGGAFAVKNMTGAIYVAGALDYETRKRYELRLTASDNLKENYTTVVIHVKDVNDNPPVFKRPNYWTQITEEDDRSLPKRVLEVIATDGDKDRPNNIVYFLTGQGIDPDNPANSKFDINRTSGEIYVLKPLDRDQPNGRPQWRFTVFAQDEGGEGLVGYADVQVNLKDINDNAPTFPQGIYFGNVTENGTSSMVVMTMTAVDYDDPAESSNARLTYSIEKNVIEEETGSPIFQIDPGTGVITTAVCCLDRERTPDYSIQVVAMDGGGLKGTGTASIRVKDINDMPPQFTKDEWFTEVDETEGPDLPEMPILTVTVHDEDETNKFQYKVIENSGYGADKFTMVRNNDGTGSLKIVQPLDYEDQLQSNGFRFRIQVNDKGEDNDNDKYHVAYSWVVVKLRDINDNQPQFKMANIETTVPENARIGDSLETFTATDPDQSGKSKVFYTIDRSSDRKRQFSINETGTVSIQRSLDREETPRHQVKILAIDDGIPPKTATATLTVIVQDINDNPPRFLKDYRPILPEHAQTKKVVEILATDDDDRSKSNGPPFTFRMDPKADDVIRASFKVESDNKGANGDGMAIVSSLRSFNREQQKEYLIPIVIKDSGTPSMSGTSTLTVIIGDVNDNKMQPGSKDIFVYNYAGQSPDTEIGRVYVYDLDDWDLPDKKFYWEGLEHTQFKLDEDTGMIYMKAGTHDGRYHLRFKVYDRKHTQTDVPANVTVTVKSIPHEAVLNSGSVRISGITDEDFIRVWDYKSQTLSRSKAELLRDKLAHLLNIDRENVDVFSVQLRRMHPPLTDVRFAAHGSPYYKPVRLNGIVLMHREEIEKEVGINITMVGIDECYYENEVCEGSCTNTLDISSLPYMVNANKTALVGVRVDVIAECTCGARNFSKGESCRSSPCYNGGRCVEGRFGLSCQCPSGYNGPRCQQTARSFRGNGWAWYPALEMCDNSHLSFEFITKKPDGLLLYNGPIVPPEADEIMVSDFISVELERGIPRLLIDFGSGTLELKVKPRTTLDDGEWHRLDIFWNTETVKLIIDYCKSANISEPEDGTPPEFNDTSCQAQGTIPPFNEYLNVNAPLQIGGLYVEQFDPTHYKWKHMPVGKGFEGCIKNLFHNSKLYDLAHPGLSRNSVAGCPQTEEICNNQESTFRCWEHGTCVGSFTEARCQCNSGWTGPGCMTPTIPTSFKPQSYVKYALSFEPDKYSTQIQLRFRTREVHGELFRVSDQHNREYAILEIKDSRLHFRYNLNSLRTEERDIWLTAIAVDDGQWHTVKVSRYGSAATLELDGGEGRRFNETFSFDGHQWLLVDKQEGVYAGGKAEYTGVRTFEVYADYQKGCLDDIRLEGKHLPLPPAMNGTQWGQATMARNLERNCPSNKPCANVICPEPFECIDLWNEYDCTCGEGRIPSPDNKGCMDKNECIDYPCLNGGRCINQDPRFRYRCICPDGFWGENCELVQEGQTLKLSMGALAAILVCLLIILVLVLVFVVYNRRRESHIKYPGPDDDVRENIINYDDEGGGEDDMTAFDITPLQIPIGGPIPEMGGKLPPCKIAYPLGPEPNVGMFIEDHKKRADSDPNAPPFDDLRNYAYEGGGSIAGSLSSLASGTDDEQHEYEYLGAWGPRFDKLADMYGPAEESEEED; this is encoded by the exons CCTCGCGTATTCGATACGAGATTACGAGCGGTAACGTAGGTGGTGCATTCGCCGTGAAGAATATGACCGGCGCAATTTACGTCGCAGGTGCATTGGATTACGAGACCAGGAAAAGG TACGAGCTTCGCCTGACTGCGTCGGATAACTTGAAAGAAAATTACACGACCGTGGTGATACACGTGAAGGATGTAAACGATAATCCGCCTGTCTTCAAGCGACCAAATTACTGGACGCAAATCACCGAAGAAGACGACAGGAGTCTACCCAAACGCGTTCTTGAG GTCATAGCTACCGATGGCGATAAAGACAGACCAAACAACATCGTCTACTTCTTAACTGGACAGGGTATCGATCCTGATAATCCAGCAAACAGCAAGTTCGATATCAACCGCACAAGTGGAGAAATCTACGTATTAAAG CCACTGGACAGGGATCAACCAAATGGAAGACCCCAATGGCGATTCACTGTGTTTGCTCAAGACGAAGGAGGAGAAGGTTTAGTCGGATACGCTGACGTCCAGGTGAATTTGAAGGACATCAACGATAATGCACCAACCTTCCCTCAAGGAATTTATTTCGGCAACGTCACAGAAAATGGCACCTCAT CAATGGTTGTGATGACTATGACGGCGGTCGATTACGATGACCCAGCTGAAAGTTCGAATGCCAGACTGACATACTCCATTGAAAAGAATGTGATCGAAGAAGAAACCGGTtcaccaattttccaaatcgatCCAGGAACTGGTGTGATAACAACAGCCGTTTGCTGCTTGGACAGAGAACGCACCCCCGATTATTCTATACAAGTGGTGGCAATGGATGGAGGCGGTTTAAAAG gaacagggacagctTCTATACGAGTGAAAGATATAAATGATATGCCGCCTCAGTTCACAAAAGATGAGTGGTTTACAGAAGTAGACGAAACCGAAGGTCCAGATTTACCGGAAATGCCGATTCTTACGGTCACAGTGCACGACGAGGACGAAACTAATAAATTCCAATATAAG GTCATCGAAAACAGCGGCTATGGGGCTGATAAATTCACTATGGTGAGGAACAACGATGGCACAGGTTCTTTGAAGATCGTGCAACCGTTAGATTACGAGGACCAATTGCAAAGCAACGGTTTTAGGTTTAGAATACAAGTCAATGACAAG GGTGAAGATAATGACAACGATAAATACCACGTAGCCTATTCCTGGGTAGTCGTTAAACTGCGAGATATAAACGATAACCAACCGCAATTCAAGATGGCCAATATCGAAACAACCGTACCAGAAAATGCTCGCATTGGGGACAGTCTTGAAACCTTCACAGCCACCGATCCTGATCAAAGTGGCAAGAGTAAAGTATTTTACACGATTGACAGAAGCTCGGATCGCAAAAGGCAATTTTCAATTAACGAAACCGGGACCGTTTCGATCCAGAGGAGTCTCGATCGCGAAGAAACACCTCGACATCAG GTGAAAATTTTGGCCATCGACGACGGTATTCCTCCTAAGACGGCGACAGCCACGTTAACAGTAATCGTCCAGGATATAAATGATAATCCACCGAGGTTCCTGAAGGATTATCGGCCGATACTTCCAGAACATGCACAAACGAAGAAAGTAGTGGAAATTTTGGCAACTGACGACGATGACAGATCGAAGAGCAATGGACCACCTTTCACATTTAGAATGGATCCAAAAGCGGACGATGTGATTCGAGCCAGTTTCAAAGTTGAAagcgataaca AGGGTGCAAACGGGGACGGCATGGCCATTGTGTCATCATTACGATCGTTCAATCGAGAACAACAAAAGGAGTACTTAATACCGATCGTTATCAAGGATTCAGGAACTCCTTCAATGTCTGGGACCAGTACTTTAACAGTTATTATCGGGGACGTTAATGATAACAAAATGCAGCCCGGATCGAAAGacatttttgtatataattatgcA gGACAATCACCGGACACCGAGATAGGCAGAGTATACGTGTACGATTTGGACGACTGGGATTTGCCGGACAAGAAATTCTATTGGGAAGGTTTAGAACATACACAGTTTAAATTGGATGAGGATACTGGTATGATTTACATGAAAGCAGGTACACACGACGGTAGATATCATCTTCGTTTCAAAGTCTACGATCGAAAACACACTCAGACAGACGTTCCAGCTAACGTCACTGTTACCGTCAAGAGTATTCCTCACGAAGCCGTGTTAAACTCTGGTTCCGTTCGAATATCTGGGATAACAGACGAAGATTTTATTCGAGTTTGGGATTATAAA TCGCAAACTTTATCTCGCAGTAAAGCGGAATTATTGAGAGATAAGTTGGCCCATTTGTTGAATATCGATAGAGAAAATGTTGATGTGTTCAGTGTCCAATTACGTAGAATGCATCCACCTTTAACGGATGTTAGATTCGCTGCTCATGGGTCACCGTATTACAAACCTGTTAGGTTAAACGGAATCGTACTGATGCATCGGGAAGAG ATCGAGAAGGAAGTTGGTATCAATATAACGATGGTTGGCATCGACGAATGTTATTACGAAAACGAAGTGTGCGAGGGTAGTTGCACAAACACATTGGACATCAGCAGTTTGCCTTACATGGTGAACGCAAACAAAACTGCCCTTGTTGGTGTACGGGTGGATGTAATCGCTGAATGTACATGCGGAGCACGAAATTTCAGTAAAGGGGAATCTTGTAGAAGCAGTCCATGTTACAACGGCGGACGTTGCGTGGAAGGACGATTTGGATTATC ATGTCAGTGTCCGTCTGGATATAATGGTCCAAGGTGCCAACAAACTGCAAGAAGTTTCCGTGGCAATGGTTGGGCTTGGTATCCTGCTTTAGAGATGTGTGACAACAGTCATTTAAGCTTTGAATTCATTACGAAAAAACCTGATGGCTTACTTTTGTACAATGGACCTATTGTTCCACCTGAAGCGGACGAAATTATGGTTTCTG ATTTTATATCCGTCGAACTGGAACGTGGAATACCTCGACTGTTAATAGATTTCGGATCTGGTACTCTAGAACTGAAAGTTAAACCAAGAACGACGTTAGACGATGGAGAGTGGCACAGATTAGACATCTTCTGGAATACAGAG ACTGTGAAACTGATCATTGACTACTGCAAGTCTGCAAATATCTCAGAGCCGGAAGACGGCACTCCTCCAGAGTTCAACGACACCAGCTGCCAGGCACAGGGTACCATACCACCTTTCAATGAATACCTAAACGTAAACGCGCCTCTTCAAATCGGTGGCTTATACGTCGAGCAATTCGACCCGACTCATTACAAATGGAAACACATGCCGGTTGGCAAAGGCTTCGAGGGTTGCATCAAGAATCTCTTCCACAACAGCAAACTGTACGATCTAGCTCATCCTGGACTCTCGAGGAACAGCGTAGCTGGTTGCCCACAAACCGAAGAAATCTGCAACAACCAGGAATCCACATTCCGATGCTGGGAACACGGTACTTGCGTAGGCAGCTTCACCGAAGCCAGATGCCAGTGCAATTCTGGATGGACTGGTCCAGGTTGCATGACGCCCACTATACCAACGTCATTCAAACCGCAAAGCTACGTGAAATATGCATTGTCCTTTGAACCGGACAAATACTCCACTCAGATTCAATTAAGATTCCGTACTCGAGAGGTTCATGGCGAACTTTTTAGAGTCAGTGATCAACACAACAGGGAATATGCAATCCTGGAG ATTAAGGACAGCAGACTGCACTTCCGGTACAATCTGAACAGTTTAAGAACCGAAGAACGCGATATTTGGCTAACTGCCATAGCTGTCGATGATGGACAATGGCACACGGTCAAAGTATCCAGATATGGATCCGCGGCTACTTTGGAATTAGATGGAGGCGAAGGAAGACGATTCAACGAAACCTTTTCTTTTGATGGACACCAATGGTTGTTGGTTGACAAACAGGAAGGAGTTTATGCAGGTGGCAAAGCTGAGTACACTGGTGTTCGAACGTTTGAAGTGTACGCTGATTATCAGAAAG GATGTCTGGACGATATCAGATTAGAAGGAAAGCATCTTCCGCTTCCACCTGCCATGAATGGAACACAATGGGGTCAGGCAACGATggcgagaaatttggaaagaaattGCCCGTCAAACAAACCCTGTGCCAACGTTATTTGCCCAGAACCATTCGAGTGTATTGATCTTTGGAACGAATACGACTGCAC GTGCGGTGAAGGAAGAATTCCATCGCCAGATAATAAAGGATGTATGGATAAAAACGAATGCATAGATTATCCCTGCTTAAACGGAGGCAGATGTATCAATCAGGATCCTAGATTCCGGTACAGATGCATTTGTCCCGACGGTTTCTGGGGAGAAAACTGCGAACTTGTTCAAGAGGGTCAGACGCTGAAACTCAGTATGGGTGCTTTAGCAGCCATTTTAGTCTGTCTTTTAATTATTCTCG TTCTCGTCCTAGTGTTTGTTGTTTACAACAGAAGAAGGGAGTCTCACATTAAATATCCTGGACCTGACGACGATGTGAGGGAAAATATTATCAATTATGATGACGAAGGTGGCGGAGAGGATGACATGACCGCATTCGACATCACACCACTTCAAATTCCTATTGGTGGCCCGATACCGGAAATGGGTGGAAAACTACCACCGTGTAAAATAGCTT atCCGCTAGGACCGGAACCAAACGTGGGGATGTTCATAGAAGATCATAAAAAGAGAGCTGACAGTGATCCAAATGCACCACCGTTCGATGATCTGCGAAATTATGCATACGAGGGCGGCGGAAGCATCGCAGGCTCATTATCATCTTTAGCTTCCG
- the LOC100879277 gene encoding neural-cadherin isoform X7, which yields MVDPLKLFWVITNSTYLVTKFIRIGIADKNDNPPYFDKGLYEAEVDENEDIQHTVLTVTAKDHDESSRIRYEITSGNVGGAFAVKNMTGAIYVAGALDYETRKRYELRLTASDNLKENYTTVVIHVKDVNDNPPVFKRPNYWTQITEEDDRSLPKRVLEVIATDGDKDRPNNIVYFLTGQGIDPDNPANSKFDINRTSGEIYVLKPLDRDQPNGRPQWRFTVFAQDEGGEGLVGYADVQVNLKDINDNAPTFPQGIYFGNVTENGTSSMVVMTMTAVDYDDPAESSNARLTYSIEKNVIEEETGSPIFQIDPGTGVITTAVCCLDRERTPDYSIQVVAMDGGGLKGTGTASIRVKDINDMPPQFTKDEWFTEVDETEGPDLPEMPILTVTVHDEDETNKFQYKVIENSGYGADKFTMVRNNDGTGSLKIVQPLDYEDQLQSNGFRFRIQVNDKGEDNDNDKYHVAYSWVVVKLRDINDNQPQFKMANIETTVPENARIGDSLETFTATDPDQSGKSKVFYTIDRSSDRKRQFSINETGTVSIQRSLDREETPRHQVKILAIDDGIPPKTATATLTVIVQDINDNPPRFLKDYRPILPEHAQTKKVVEILATDDDDRSKSNGPPFTFRMDPKADDVIRASFKVESDNKGANGDGMAIVSSLRSFNREQQKEYLIPIVIKDSGTPSMSGTSTLTVIIGDVNDNKMQPGSKDIFVYNYAGQSPDTEIGRVYVYDLDDWDLPDKKFYWEGLEHTQFKLDEDTGMIYMKAGTHDGRYHLRFKVYDRKHTQTDVPANVTVTVKSIPHEAVLNSGSVRISGITDEDFIRVWDYKSQTLSRSKAELLRDKLAHLLNIDRENVDVFSVQLRRMHPPLTDVRFAAHGSPYYKPVRLNGIVLMHREEIEKEVGINITMVGIDECYYENEVCEGSCTNTLDISSLPYMVNANKTALVGVRVDVIAECTCGARNFSKGESCRSSPCYNGGRCVEGRFGLSCQCPSGYNGPRCQQTARSFRGNGWAWYPALEMCDNSHLSFEFITKKPDGLLLYNGPIVPPEADEIMVSDFISVELERGIPRLLIDFGSGTLELKVKPRTTLDDGEWHRLDIFWNTETVKLIIDYCKSANISEPEDGTPPEFNDTSCQAQGTIPPFNEYLNVNAPLQIGGLYVEQFDPTHYKWKHMPVGKGFEGCIKNLFHNSKLYDLAHPGLSRNSVAGCPQTEEICNNQESTFRCWEHGTCVGSFTEARCQCNSGWTGPGCMTPTIPTSFKPQSYVKYALSFEPDKYSTQIQLRFRTREVHGELFRVSDQHNREYAILEIKDSRLHFRYNLNSLRTEERDIWLTAIAVDDGQWHTVKVSRYGSAATLELDGGEGRRFNETFSFDGHQWLLVDKQEGVYAGGKAEYTGVRTFEVYADYQKGCLDDIRLEGKHLPLPPAMNGTQWGQATMARNLERNCPSNKPCANVICPEPFECIDLWNEYDCTCGEGRIPSPDNKGCMDKNECIDYPCLNGGRCINQDPRFRYRCICPDGFWGENCELVQEGQTLKLSMGALAAILVCLLIILVLVLVFVVYNRRRESHIKYPGPDDDVRENIINYDDEGGGEDDMTAFDITPLQIPIGGPIPEMGGKLPPCKIAYPLGPEPNVGMFIEDHKKRADSDPNAPPFDDLRNYAYEGGGSIAGSLSSLASGTDDEQHEYEYLGAWGPRFDKLADMYGPAEESEEED from the exons CCTCGCGTATTCGATACGAGATTACGAGCGGTAACGTAGGTGGTGCATTCGCCGTGAAGAATATGACCGGCGCAATTTACGTCGCAGGTGCATTGGATTACGAGACCAGGAAAAGG TACGAGCTTCGCCTGACTGCGTCGGATAACTTGAAAGAAAATTACACGACCGTGGTGATACACGTGAAGGATGTAAACGATAATCCGCCTGTCTTCAAGCGACCAAATTACTGGACGCAAATCACCGAAGAAGACGACAGGAGTCTACCCAAACGCGTTCTTGAG GTCATAGCTACCGATGGCGATAAAGACAGACCAAACAACATCGTCTACTTCTTAACTGGACAGGGTATCGATCCTGATAATCCAGCAAACAGCAAGTTCGATATCAACCGCACAAGTGGAGAAATCTACGTATTAAAG CCACTGGACAGGGATCAACCAAATGGAAGACCCCAATGGCGATTCACTGTGTTTGCTCAAGACGAAGGAGGAGAAGGTTTAGTCGGATACGCTGACGTCCAGGTGAATTTGAAGGACATCAACGATAATGCACCAACCTTCCCTCAAGGAATTTATTTCGGCAACGTCACAGAAAATGGCACCTCAT CAATGGTTGTGATGACTATGACGGCGGTCGATTACGATGACCCAGCTGAAAGTTCGAATGCCAGACTGACATACTCCATTGAAAAGAATGTGATCGAAGAAGAAACCGGTtcaccaattttccaaatcgatCCAGGAACTGGTGTGATAACAACAGCCGTTTGCTGCTTGGACAGAGAACGCACCCCCGATTATTCTATACAAGTGGTGGCAATGGATGGAGGCGGTTTAAAAG gaacagggacagctTCTATACGAGTGAAAGATATAAATGATATGCCGCCTCAGTTCACAAAAGATGAGTGGTTTACAGAAGTAGACGAAACCGAAGGTCCAGATTTACCGGAAATGCCGATTCTTACGGTCACAGTGCACGACGAGGACGAAACTAATAAATTCCAATATAAG GTCATCGAAAACAGCGGCTATGGGGCTGATAAATTCACTATGGTGAGGAACAACGATGGCACAGGTTCTTTGAAGATCGTGCAACCGTTAGATTACGAGGACCAATTGCAAAGCAACGGTTTTAGGTTTAGAATACAAGTCAATGACAAG GGTGAAGATAATGACAACGATAAATACCACGTAGCCTATTCCTGGGTAGTCGTTAAACTGCGAGATATAAACGATAACCAACCGCAATTCAAGATGGCCAATATCGAAACAACCGTACCAGAAAATGCTCGCATTGGGGACAGTCTTGAAACCTTCACAGCCACCGATCCTGATCAAAGTGGCAAGAGTAAAGTATTTTACACGATTGACAGAAGCTCGGATCGCAAAAGGCAATTTTCAATTAACGAAACCGGGACCGTTTCGATCCAGAGGAGTCTCGATCGCGAAGAAACACCTCGACATCAG GTGAAAATTTTGGCCATCGACGACGGTATTCCTCCTAAGACGGCGACAGCCACGTTAACAGTAATCGTCCAGGATATAAATGATAATCCACCGAGGTTCCTGAAGGATTATCGGCCGATACTTCCAGAACATGCACAAACGAAGAAAGTAGTGGAAATTTTGGCAACTGACGACGATGACAGATCGAAGAGCAATGGACCACCTTTCACATTTAGAATGGATCCAAAAGCGGACGATGTGATTCGAGCCAGTTTCAAAGTTGAAagcgataaca AGGGTGCAAACGGGGACGGCATGGCCATTGTGTCATCATTACGATCGTTCAATCGAGAACAACAAAAGGAGTACTTAATACCGATCGTTATCAAGGATTCAGGAACTCCTTCAATGTCTGGGACCAGTACTTTAACAGTTATTATCGGGGACGTTAATGATAACAAAATGCAGCCCGGATCGAAAGacatttttgtatataattatgcA gGACAATCACCGGACACCGAGATAGGCAGAGTATACGTGTACGATTTGGACGACTGGGATTTGCCGGACAAGAAATTCTATTGGGAAGGTTTAGAACATACACAGTTTAAATTGGATGAGGATACTGGTATGATTTACATGAAAGCAGGTACACACGACGGTAGATATCATCTTCGTTTCAAAGTCTACGATCGAAAACACACTCAGACAGACGTTCCAGCTAACGTCACTGTTACCGTCAAGAGTATTCCTCACGAAGCCGTGTTAAACTCTGGTTCCGTTCGAATATCTGGGATAACAGACGAAGATTTTATTCGAGTTTGGGATTATAAA TCGCAAACTTTATCTCGCAGTAAAGCGGAATTATTGAGAGATAAGTTGGCCCATTTGTTGAATATCGATAGAGAAAATGTTGATGTGTTCAGTGTCCAATTACGTAGAATGCATCCACCTTTAACGGATGTTAGATTCGCTGCTCATGGGTCACCGTATTACAAACCTGTTAGGTTAAACGGAATCGTACTGATGCATCGGGAAGAG ATCGAGAAGGAAGTTGGTATCAATATAACGATGGTTGGCATCGACGAATGTTATTACGAAAACGAAGTGTGCGAGGGTAGTTGCACAAACACATTGGACATCAGCAGTTTGCCTTACATGGTGAACGCAAACAAAACTGCCCTTGTTGGTGTACGGGTGGATGTAATCGCTGAATGTACATGCGGAGCACGAAATTTCAGTAAAGGGGAATCTTGTAGAAGCAGTCCATGTTACAACGGCGGACGTTGCGTGGAAGGACGATTTGGATTATC ATGTCAGTGTCCGTCTGGATATAATGGTCCAAGGTGCCAACAAACTGCAAGAAGTTTCCGTGGCAATGGTTGGGCTTGGTATCCTGCTTTAGAGATGTGTGACAACAGTCATTTAAGCTTTGAATTCATTACGAAAAAACCTGATGGCTTACTTTTGTACAATGGACCTATTGTTCCACCTGAAGCGGACGAAATTATGGTTTCTG ATTTTATATCCGTCGAACTGGAACGTGGAATACCTCGACTGTTAATAGATTTCGGATCTGGTACTCTAGAACTGAAAGTTAAACCAAGAACGACGTTAGACGATGGAGAGTGGCACAGATTAGACATCTTCTGGAATACAGAG ACTGTGAAACTGATCATTGACTACTGCAAGTCTGCAAATATCTCAGAGCCGGAAGACGGCACTCCTCCAGAGTTCAACGACACCAGCTGCCAGGCACAGGGTACCATACCACCTTTCAATGAATACCTAAACGTAAACGCGCCTCTTCAAATCGGTGGCTTATACGTCGAGCAATTCGACCCGACTCATTACAAATGGAAACACATGCCGGTTGGCAAAGGCTTCGAGGGTTGCATCAAGAATCTCTTCCACAACAGCAAACTGTACGATCTAGCTCATCCTGGACTCTCGAGGAACAGCGTAGCTGGTTGCCCACAAACCGAAGAAATCTGCAACAACCAGGAATCCACATTCCGATGCTGGGAACACGGTACTTGCGTAGGCAGCTTCACCGAAGCCAGATGCCAGTGCAATTCTGGATGGACTGGTCCAGGTTGCATGACGCCCACTATACCAACGTCATTCAAACCGCAAAGCTACGTGAAATATGCATTGTCCTTTGAACCGGACAAATACTCCACTCAGATTCAATTAAGATTCCGTACTCGAGAGGTTCATGGCGAACTTTTTAGAGTCAGTGATCAACACAACAGGGAATATGCAATCCTGGAG ATTAAGGACAGCAGACTGCACTTCCGGTACAATCTGAACAGTTTAAGAACCGAAGAACGCGATATTTGGCTAACTGCCATAGCTGTCGATGATGGACAATGGCACACGGTCAAAGTATCCAGATATGGATCCGCGGCTACTTTGGAATTAGATGGAGGCGAAGGAAGACGATTCAACGAAACCTTTTCTTTTGATGGACACCAATGGTTGTTGGTTGACAAACAGGAAGGAGTTTATGCAGGTGGCAAAGCTGAGTACACTGGTGTTCGAACGTTTGAAGTGTACGCTGATTATCAGAAAG GATGTCTGGACGATATCAGATTAGAAGGAAAGCATCTTCCGCTTCCACCTGCCATGAATGGAACACAATGGGGTCAGGCAACGATggcgagaaatttggaaagaaattGCCCGTCAAACAAACCCTGTGCCAACGTTATTTGCCCAGAACCATTCGAGTGTATTGATCTTTGGAACGAATACGACTGCAC GTGCGGTGAAGGAAGAATTCCATCGCCAGATAATAAAGGATGTATGGATAAAAACGAATGCATAGATTATCCCTGCTTAAACGGAGGCAGATGTATCAATCAGGATCCTAGATTCCGGTACAGATGCATTTGTCCCGACGGTTTCTGGGGAGAAAACTGCGAACTTGTTCAAGAGGGTCAGACGCTGAAACTCAGTATGGGTGCTTTAGCAGCCATTTTAGTCTGTCTTTTAATTATTCTCG TTCTCGTCCTAGTGTTTGTTGTTTACAACAGAAGAAGGGAGTCTCACATTAAATATCCTGGACCTGACGACGATGTGAGGGAAAATATTATCAATTATGATGACGAAGGTGGCGGAGAGGATGACATGACCGCATTCGACATCACACCACTTCAAATTCCTATTGGTGGCCCGATACCGGAAATGGGTGGAAAACTACCACCGTGTAAAATAGCTT atCCGCTAGGACCGGAACCAAACGTGGGGATGTTCATAGAAGATCATAAAAAGAGAGCTGACAGTGATCCAAATGCACCACCGTTCGATGATCTGCGAAATTATGCATACGAGGGCGGCGGAAGCATCGCAGGCTCATTATCATCTTTAGCTTCCG